The following is a genomic window from Rubrobacter naiadicus.
GTCCGATCCTGACGGACGGAATCTCGCCCTCGGCGACGAGCTCGTAGGCCCTGCTGCGTGCGATCCTCAGCACCTGCGCCACCTCGGGGACCTTCAGCCACTCGTGATGCTCGTCCACGTAGCCCTCCTGCGCTCGCTTGCGGTTACACGGATGCTACGGTGCGGTACGGCACTTGCGTACCGGAATCCGAAGGACGTTAGATTTCCGGGTACGCGGAGAGCTCTGCCACCTGCCATATCGGGCTGTCGCTGGCGGCACACGCTACACTTCGGAGTATGGACATCGAGACGCGGACGCTCGAGGAGGCACTCCGAGATCTGGA
Proteins encoded in this region:
- a CDS encoding helix-turn-helix domain-containing protein, which produces MDEHHEWLKVPEVAQVLRIARSRAYELVAEGEIPSVRIGRSVRVNRGELERWLEGRRYPEVRRG